A genomic stretch from Physeter macrocephalus isolate SW-GA chromosome 12, ASM283717v5, whole genome shotgun sequence includes:
- the ITGB1BP1 gene encoding integrin beta-1-binding protein 1 isoform X3 produces the protein MFRKGKKRHSSSSSQSSEISTKSKSVDSSLGGLSRSSTVASLDTDSTKSSGQSNSNSDTCAEFRIKYVGAIEKLKLSEGKSLEGPLDLINYIDVAQDVLHRHALYLIIRMVCYDDGLGAGKSLLALKTTDASHEEYSLWVYQCHSLEQAQAICKVLSTAFDSVLTSEKP, from the exons ATGTTTCGGAAAGGGAAAAAGCGACACAGCAGTAGCAGCTCCCAGAGTAGTGAAATCAGTACTAAGAGCAAG TCTGTAGACTCCAGCCTTGGGGGGCTTTCTCGATCCAGCACCGTGGCGAGCCTCGATACCGATTCCACCAAGAGCTCAG GACAAAGCAACAGTAATTCAGATACCTGTGCAGAATTTCGAATAAAATATGTTGGTGCCATTGAGAAACTGAAACTCTCCGAGGGAAAAAGTCTCGAAGGGCCACTAGACCTGATAAATTATATAGATGTCGcccag GATGTTTTGCATCGGCATGCTCTATATTTAATCATCCGGATGGTGTGTTATGATGACGGTCTGGGGGCAGGAAAAAGCTTATTGGCTCTGAAGACCACAGATGCGAGCCACGAAGAATACAGCCTGTGGGTTTACCAGTGCCACAGCCTG GAACAAGCACAAGCAATCTGCAAAGTTTTATCCACCGCATTTGACTCTGTATTGACATCGGAGAAACCCTGA
- the ITGB1BP1 gene encoding integrin beta-1-binding protein 1 isoform X2 has product MFRKGKKRHSSSSSQSSEISTKSKSVDSSLGGLSRSSTVASLDTDSTKSSGQSNSNSDTCAEFRIKYVGAIEKLKLSEGKSLEGPLDLINYIDVAQQDGKLPFVPLEEEFIMGVSKYGIKVSTSDQYDVLHRHALYLIIRMVCYDDGLGAGKSLLALKTTDASHEEYSLWVYQCHSLEQAQAICKVLSTAFDSVLTSEKP; this is encoded by the exons ATGTTTCGGAAAGGGAAAAAGCGACACAGCAGTAGCAGCTCCCAGAGTAGTGAAATCAGTACTAAGAGCAAG TCTGTAGACTCCAGCCTTGGGGGGCTTTCTCGATCCAGCACCGTGGCGAGCCTCGATACCGATTCCACCAAGAGCTCAG GACAAAGCAACAGTAATTCAGATACCTGTGCAGAATTTCGAATAAAATATGTTGGTGCCATTGAGAAACTGAAACTCTCCGAGGGAAAAAGTCTCGAAGGGCCACTAGACCTGATAAATTATATAGATGTCGcccag caAGATGGAAAGTTGCCTTTTGTTCCTCTGGAGGAAGAATTTATTATGGGAGTTTCCAAGTATGGTATAAAAGTATCCACGTCAGATCAGTAT GATGTTTTGCATCGGCATGCTCTATATTTAATCATCCGGATGGTGTGTTATGATGACGGTCTGGGGGCAGGAAAAAGCTTATTGGCTCTGAAGACCACAGATGCGAGCCACGAAGAATACAGCCTGTGGGTTTACCAGTGCCACAGCCTG GAACAAGCACAAGCAATCTGCAAAGTTTTATCCACCGCATTTGACTCTGTATTGACATCGGAGAAACCCTGA
- the ITGB1BP1 gene encoding integrin beta-1-binding protein 1 isoform X1 — protein sequence MFRKGKKRHSSSSSQSSEISTKSKSVDSSLGGLSRSSTVASLDTDSTKSSGQSNSNSDTCAEFRIKYVGAIEKLKLSEGKSLEGPLDLINYIDVAQQDGKLPFVPLEEEFIMGVSKYGIKVSTSDQYDVLHRHALYLIIRMVCYDDGLGAGKSLLALKTTDASHEEYSLWVYQCHSLVRFSVSLVVSLVSHQTKWQNQRLFSLFRG from the exons ATGTTTCGGAAAGGGAAAAAGCGACACAGCAGTAGCAGCTCCCAGAGTAGTGAAATCAGTACTAAGAGCAAG TCTGTAGACTCCAGCCTTGGGGGGCTTTCTCGATCCAGCACCGTGGCGAGCCTCGATACCGATTCCACCAAGAGCTCAG GACAAAGCAACAGTAATTCAGATACCTGTGCAGAATTTCGAATAAAATATGTTGGTGCCATTGAGAAACTGAAACTCTCCGAGGGAAAAAGTCTCGAAGGGCCACTAGACCTGATAAATTATATAGATGTCGcccag caAGATGGAAAGTTGCCTTTTGTTCCTCTGGAGGAAGAATTTATTATGGGAGTTTCCAAGTATGGTATAAAAGTATCCACGTCAGATCAGTAT GATGTTTTGCATCGGCATGCTCTATATTTAATCATCCGGATGGTGTGTTATGATGACGGTCTGGGGGCAGGAAAAAGCTTATTGGCTCTGAAGACCACAGATGCGAGCCACGAAGAATACAGCCTGTGGGTTTACCAGTGCCACAGCCTGGTGAGGTTTTCAGTCTCCTTGGTTGTCAGTCTAGTAAGTCATCAAACAAAGTGGCAAAACCAGAGACTGTTTAGTCTTTTCAGAGGCTGA